ACTTGCCCTCTGTAGCGCCAAAACCCGTACCCAGGACAAGCATCTGGCGTTCGCTGCCGGCTCCGGGCAATTCGATGTCCGCAGGTTCCAGCTGAAGTGGCGACTTGAGGATGGTTCCGCCCTGCTTGAGCGGCAAGGTCAACCTGAAGTTTGAGCCCGCCCCTTTGCGGCCCCATGCCTGAAGCCAGCCGTTGTGCAGCTTGGTGTCCTCAGCGGCGATGGACAAGCCCAGTCCGCTGCCACCAGTGGTACGGGCGCGTGCCGGGTCAGCCCGCCAGAATCGGTCGAAAACCCTGGCAGCTTCCGCTTGGCTCATTCCAATACCGTGGTCACGCACGGCCACGGCCACGGCGTCATGGTTTGCTGCGACGGATATGTGGATCGGCTTTCCTTCGCCGTGCTCAAGGGCGTTGAGAAGCAGGTTCCTCAGGATCCGGTCAATCCTGCGCGAGTCCATTTCGACAATGATGCTCTTCTGACGGGCGTTCAGGCGGACTTCAGAGCCGTATTCGGCGGCTACGGGTGCTGCACCCTCCATGACGTGCGAAATCACCTGGAAGATGTCCTGGGGTTCGGCGTCCAAGACGGCGGCCCCCGCATCGAAGCGCGAAATCTCCAGCAAATCCGACAACAAGGACTGGAACCGCTCCACCTGGTGATAGAGGAGTTCGGCCGAGCGTTTGTTCATAGGATCAAAGTCTTCACGGGCGTCGTAAAGGACCTCGGCAGCCATGCGAACGGTGGTCAAGGGGGTGCGAAGTTCGTGGGAAACATCCGAGACGAATCTTTGCTGCATTTGGGACAACGTGGCCAACTGAGTGATCTGCTCCTGCAGGCTGGCGGCCATATGGTTGAACGACGCACCAAGCCTGGCTACCTCATCCTCGCCTTTAACCACCATGCGCTCTTGGAGTTGGCCTGCCGCAAGCTTTTCCGACACCACGGCAGCGTGGCTCACAGGGCTGACGACATTGCGGGTGACGTACCAGGCGATGGCACCGATCATGAGCACCAG
This genomic stretch from Micrococcaceae bacterium Sec5.1 harbors:
- the mtrB gene encoding MtrAB system histidine kinase MtrB; the encoded protein is MWRARIWTRRGLILVLRVSRLVSIGVRQIRPGLRFLWRSLLRRWRRSLEFRTVLTTLLLAVTSFAIVGAYLSNQIANNLFQERLAQAESESRYNVKQVQDTFDGAQVTDQSSVITLVYDTLTAVEGRGSVIQRRYVFEAVPEQTKPRNRWVESRASDQLTVRVIPPELRKAVQEGGKQQFWASMQFPVGNEDRPGIAVGNKVTFNGTAYELYLIYDLNTAQKTLDEIQNVLWAGGAALVLMIGAIAWYVTRNVVSPVSHAAVVSEKLAAGQLQERMVVKGEDEVARLGASFNHMAASLQEQITQLATLSQMQQRFVSDVSHELRTPLTTVRMAAEVLYDAREDFDPMNKRSAELLYHQVERFQSLLSDLLEISRFDAGAAVLDAEPQDIFQVISHVMEGAAPVAAEYGSEVRLNARQKSIIVEMDSRRIDRILRNLLLNALEHGEGKPIHISVAANHDAVAVAVRDHGIGMSQAEAARVFDRFWRADPARARTTGGSGLGLSIAAEDTKLHNGWLQAWGRKGAGSNFRLTLPLKQGGTILKSPLQLEPADIELPGAGSERQMLVLGTGFGATEGKSDVGTPPLGDKGKGDAS